A single uncultured Methanolobus sp. DNA region contains:
- the aroE gene encoding shikimate dehydrogenase yields MRTVFGVFGDPIAHSKSPDMHNAAFRELGMECTYHAFRVSPENLKDALLGAKAMGFGGVNLTVPLKQEALKIVDADPLAEGIGAVNTVDFKDGMIGYNTDGLGAKRSLEEKGVKIKDSNVLIVGAGGASRAIAFQFAKDGADITIANRTEEKAIELATGVSEVGNARGYGLENLKQLIADSDILINCTTLGMHPKTEGTIATAEEMHSDLTVFDIVYNPLETTLLKEAKKAGAKAVTGEMMLVYQGAEAFKIWTGVEPPIEVMKKAVLEGF; encoded by the coding sequence TTGAGAACAGTTTTTGGCGTATTCGGTGACCCGATAGCACATTCGAAATCACCCGATATGCATAATGCAGCTTTCAGGGAACTTGGCATGGAATGCACATACCATGCTTTCAGGGTCAGCCCTGAGAACCTGAAGGATGCACTCCTTGGAGCTAAAGCCATGGGTTTTGGCGGTGTGAACCTCACTGTTCCACTGAAACAGGAAGCATTGAAGATAGTTGATGCTGACCCTCTTGCAGAAGGCATCGGTGCAGTGAACACCGTTGACTTCAAAGATGGAATGATCGGTTACAATACCGACGGACTTGGTGCTAAACGCAGCCTTGAGGAAAAAGGGGTGAAGATTAAGGATTCCAATGTACTGATAGTAGGTGCAGGCGGAGCTTCAAGGGCTATCGCATTCCAGTTTGCAAAGGACGGAGCGGACATCACCATAGCCAACAGGACCGAGGAAAAGGCTATCGAGCTTGCAACCGGCGTGTCGGAAGTTGGTAATGCAAGAGGTTATGGACTTGAGAATTTGAAGCAACTGATTGCTGATAGCGATATTCTTATCAATTGTACCACCCTCGGAATGCATCCGAAGACCGAGGGAACAATAGCAACAGCAGAGGAGATGCATTCTGATCTTACTGTATTTGATATAGTTTACAACCCTCTGGAAACCACCCTCTTAAAAGAGGCAAAGAAAGCCGGTGCTAAAGCTGTCACCGGTGAGATGATGCTTGTCTACCAGGGTGCAGAGGCATTTAAGATATGGACTGGCGTTGAGCCACCAATTGAAGTTATGAAGAAAGCGGTACTGGAGGGCTTTTGA
- the aroD gene encoding type I 3-dehydroquinate dehydratase, which translates to MVKIGNFDLDEKPAIVSVIDDDPAENAKAAKWLGANVLELRFDLLNFSDLEEAKKTIERIKVNTNLPCIATNRLQSDGGKWKGSEDDRIKLLVDIIPFVEAVDIELSADEQQRNKVIAAAKAAGVTVIVSAHDFDGTPSVEIMKKILNHAHEAGADIAKLAVMAKSKQDVLNVLQATADMKKPVCAIAMGEIGKHSRIVAPCYGSRLTYGAIAQAVAPGQIKIHELKSALEILF; encoded by the coding sequence ATGGTAAAGATAGGAAACTTTGACCTTGATGAAAAGCCCGCTATCGTTTCAGTGATAGATGACGACCCGGCAGAGAATGCAAAGGCTGCGAAATGGCTGGGAGCTAATGTCCTTGAGCTGAGATTTGATCTTCTCAATTTTTCAGACCTTGAAGAAGCTAAGAAGACCATTGAAAGAATAAAAGTGAACACCAACCTTCCATGTATTGCAACCAATAGGTTACAATCTGACGGCGGTAAGTGGAAAGGTTCGGAAGATGACAGGATCAAATTATTAGTTGACATTATTCCTTTTGTGGAAGCTGTTGATATTGAGCTTAGCGCAGATGAGCAGCAGCGAAACAAGGTCATTGCAGCAGCAAAAGCAGCAGGAGTAACAGTAATTGTTTCTGCACATGATTTTGACGGAACTCCTTCTGTGGAGATCATGAAGAAGATACTAAATCATGCGCATGAGGCCGGCGCTGATATTGCAAAACTGGCAGTAATGGCAAAGTCTAAGCAGGATGTACTGAACGTACTTCAGGCAACTGCCGACATGAAAAAACCAGTATGCGCTATTGCAATGGGCGAGATCGGTAAACATAGCCGAATTGTAGCTCCATGTTACGGTTCAAGACTTACATACGGAGCAATAGCACAGGCTGTTGCACCGGGACAGATAAAGATACACGAACTTAAATCAGCTCTGGAGATACTCTTTTGA